A single genomic interval of Microbacterium oleivorans harbors:
- a CDS encoding universal stress protein produces the protein MTEHHVDDDTARLPRTPVIAGVIPGQSPRVLTEAARYAKLLGVGLIVAHVDVTRFVTYEDPDGYVHTAPIDLGAVSSAAQFEEIRDAARAALAASGVEWVAHQLVGDPALAIKHLADRLDARLLVVGTRRRGLGESIREFFTGSVAARLAHRQKRPILVVPLGESASDDEELWVDS, from the coding sequence ATGACCGAGCACCACGTCGACGACGATACGGCCCGCCTGCCGCGAACGCCGGTGATCGCCGGGGTCATCCCGGGGCAGTCTCCGCGCGTGCTGACAGAGGCTGCGCGATACGCGAAGCTGCTCGGGGTCGGGCTCATCGTCGCACACGTCGATGTCACGCGCTTCGTCACCTACGAAGACCCCGACGGATACGTCCACACCGCGCCGATCGATCTCGGCGCCGTCTCGAGCGCCGCCCAGTTCGAGGAGATCCGGGATGCGGCACGCGCGGCGCTGGCCGCGTCCGGGGTCGAGTGGGTCGCGCATCAGCTCGTCGGCGATCCCGCCCTGGCCATCAAGCACCTCGCCGATCGGCTCGATGCGCGGCTGCTGGTGGTCGGGACGCGACGACGCGGCCTCGGCGAATCCATCCGGGAGTTCTTCACGGGTTCGGTCGCCGCGCGGCTGGCCCATCGGCAGAAGCGACCCATCCTCGTCGTCCCGCTGGGCGAGTCGGCATCGGATGACGAGGAGCTGTGGGTCGACAGCTGA
- a CDS encoding DUF3073 family protein has product MGRGRQKAKHTKIARELKYDTYNVNFSSLEKELGHSDDDQYVDKWADQYSDEYSDEKA; this is encoded by the coding sequence ATGGGGCGTGGCCGTCAAAAGGCGAAGCACACCAAGATCGCGCGTGAGCTGAAGTACGACACCTACAATGTCAACTTCTCTTCGCTCGAGAAGGAGCTCGGCCACTCGGACGACGATCAGTACGTCGACAAGTGGGCCGATCAGTACTCCGACGAGTACTCCGACGAGAAGGCCTGA